CACTCGACATAGGAGGCTCATGGTAGTGGAGAACAGCAGGAAAGAAAGAAAGGGGGAGAGGAGCCTTGCGCGGCTCGCGCAACGCGTCCGACGACGGCACGCCGGTGGCGCGACGTGGGATGCAGCAAAGGCCGCCGCCGCGGCGAGACCCCATAGttgcgcgcgagagagagagagagtgaagcGGGGGGAGAATCATTAGGGTTTCCCCCACAACGGCTTTAGCCGGTTTTGACCAACCGAAAAGGACGCACGGGCGTTCGATCTGATCCGACGGCTCAGGGGCTAGCGGGGGCAGCTCGTTCTAGATGGGTTAGTTGTGCCACCAGGCCACGTGGCAGTGGGGTGGCAAAGCCGTCGCCCTAGGCCGGGAGCCGTGCTAGAGTGGGCTCGGCCGCTGGGTGACTGGGCCGGTTTTGGCCCACATAGCCCCGACCGTATTTCCTtttctttattttgtttttttgttcaGTTTTGGGCAAGAAAATTATACAGTTTCAATTCTTTTTTTATTCCGATTTATCCAACGAAATCTGtttagaaaatagaaaaataaagtaaatacttctgaaaagtaaaagaaaaaagttcatgaattttttttcatgttttccgCTACAAATAAGTATGAATGCTCtttaaaagtaaataaaagtttaaaGTGGAATTTATTTGTTAAGAGCATGTTAAAGTAATTATTGAAATAATTACGATTGTGTTATTTTATGACCAACGTCGTTAATAACATGATCATGATTCGTAATTATTGTACAAGGTGTATTTATTTCTACTTTTGTCAAACGGTAATATAGATTTAATTGCAGAAACAGTTATATGTTTTAATTTTGACCAACGTTAGGTTAATGCATGCAATTGTTGTTACGATCTCCTTTCATTGTCATTTTCAAGAGGGTTTTATTTCATGAGCTGCATCAAGGAGATTCCAGCCCTCAAAGGTGACAACTATTCTGAATGGAGAAAGAAAGTAGATATGGCCTTTGTTTGTGCTCAGATGGACTCGATGGTGGATACTCCACAACCGGTCAGACCTACAGAGTGAGTCAGAGAGGTAATTGATGATGATGCTGCATGGGACAAAAAAGGAGGAATTATGCTCCACTGGAGATGTCATACACCCTCGACAACCAAATGTGATACACCGCCAACAAAAAGTGTATGTCCTTCATAAAGAACACAATTGAGAACGCAATTGCGGGCTCAATTACATAATGCACTTCCGCAGGGGAGTTCCTAGAAAAGATAAAGAGCCAGTTCACTGACTCTTCAAAGATTTATGCCACTCAGTTGCTAAAACAACCGGTGACAGAAAAATACACAGGCGGTGGACATGGCATAAGAGAGCACATCCTCGGGATGAGCAACATGGCAGCAATGTATTTGTACTTGGAGCTCAAACTCGCGCTCCTTGTTAACCCGGTTATGGCTTCACTGCCAAAAGAGTTTGACACTTTTATTGTCAACTACAACATGTCGCCTGAAAAATGGGACATTGAAAAGACTATAGCCATGTGTgttcaagaagaggaaagacttaaAAACCTCACATGGTGGTTCTCTGAACTACGTGAAGGATAACAAGGAAAGGAAATACAATCACAACGGCAATGGTTCCCCTTTAAATCCAAATGGAAAAGCGCCCACGCAATATCAACATCAGTAGAAGTCTTTTCGAGTGGACAAAGATACTTGTCTTCATTGTAAGAAGACTGAGCATTACAAGAAAGATTGCCCCCATTGATTAAAGTCAATAATGACAAAGAGATGTAACAATACTGTTTCCTTTGTGAATGAATTCTTGTTTACATAGTTTTCGAAATTTACTTGGTGGATTAACTCAGAtgcaactgttcatgttgcaaattcATTACAGAGATTCCATTCGACGCGGACTACGCAAAGAAGCGAAAGAAGCATTGAAGTCGTAAATGGAGTTCAAGCAAAAGTTAAAGTTGTCGGCGACATCTCCGTGGACGGATTCAAGCTTTTGTTTAGAGAGTTTTATATGTTTCTTCATGTAAATTTGATTAGTGTTTAATGTTTGGAATCACCAACACCATACTGAAAACAGAGCGAAAAATATGAAATAATAGCATGGGCATACATAGTGAGTGTGATTTGGCTATCTTGTGGGTATATTAGAACTTCATAGCCAAATTTAAGGGCGGATTATATTTTAGGAAAAAGAGAGCAGTTTGCTTATTTTCATAAGAAAATACTATGCCCCGATATATCACGATTTATCGCCAACAGAATCAAGTGTCCCAATATCTACACATGCTGGAGGGAAATAATAAAAAATCACCAACGGCCCACCACTAACGACGAGAAGAGAAAGAGATTCCTCCCCTCCACTGTACTAATACAGGGAAGCTACCGGTCAGGCTTGCCTTTGGAGCCTCGCCCTTTCCCCTAGAATAGAGGAGACTCCCAGCCCCAAGGCCTCATCAACACCTACCAGACTAACACAAAGCCTTTCTTAGCAGGTGCATCCGAGTTAGCTCTCCCCCTCCGTCTCCTGAGGTGCTCATGGCGTCGAGCTCGAACCCGGTCGGCATGGACATGGACCCGCCCGTCCTCTCCATCGCCGTCGAGCACAGCCCGCCGGAGTCGCGCCTGGTTCAGCTCGGCGTAAGGTCCTGGCCAAAGTGAGTACCGATCGATCACCGGTTCTGACTGTTTCTCGATTCTTTATTGCATCATTTCCATGGCGGGCGTCTAAGCGGGCGTGTGCAATGGTTCTTGTGTGCGTCGTGCTCGTGCAGGTGGGGCTGCCCGACGGGGAAGTTCCCGTTGAAGTTCGACGCGAGGCAGACGTGCTACCTGGTGAAGGGCAAGGTGAAGGCGCATATCAAGGGGTCGTCCGAGTGCGTGGAGTTCGGCGCCGGCGACCTCGTCGTCTTCCCCAAGGGGCTCAGCTGCACCTGggacgtcgtcgccgccgtcgataAGTACTACAAGTTCGATTCGTCTTGACTTTGCCGGGTTTGCGATGACTAATTGGCTTCCTGATTACCACTCCTAGATTGGTGACTGTGTTAGCCTCATTCTCAACTAGCTAATTTGCTAGACATATCCGTCTCTATTGGCTTCGTTGTGCGTAGGGAAAAAAGGGTGGAAGTGAGGTGAGGGGCATCTAGCCCCCCCTGTGTAGGTTCCTAGTTATTCAGTTGCCCTCTAAAACCGGTCAATGCAGTGGCCGTTCAAAGTATTCATATTTATTGCCCTGAGTGCAGTGCAAATCCGTTTTGAATGCCTTCTTTGACCAGCCAGCATCGGTGGACTGCATTGTCTGCGtaccctcctttttcttctttatgGCCAGGGGTGTGGCTATCGACCACCCGCACGCTCTAAGCTTTAAAGCTTTATAAGAGCAACTCTACCATCTAGTCGGACGACGAGACGTGCGGCAGAACAAAACTTGCATCCCGAACTGTAATTTGCAGAAtattcatgaattatctactcaaTATATGTCTTTAAAAAAGTTTCATTAgtgaactacatacagatgtatatagacatactttggaaCTTTGGAacgtagattcatttattttgcttcgtatgtagacctctactgaaatatcttaaaagacttatatttaggaacggaggaaataTTTTATAGTTTGGCGATGCGGGTTCCGTTGTGCCGCGCGTCTATTCAAGAATTATCTGTTTTATAATTTTGCGATGCGGGTTCCGCTGTGTCGCGCGTCTTGCAAGGCCGTAAAAGCAACTCCAACAAACCGAGTGAAACGGATAGCGATTTTGTTCGTTTTTTATCTGTTTGGTCGGCCAGACGAACACAAACGTCCGCTTTCGTAAATAGATCGTTTCGTGCGACCAATATTGGCCGGACCCATTTTTTACCGGCGTAAAAGAAACATaatgcataattaaacattaaaagccaGTCACGAAGGTCGACGATAGTCCATGCATCGCGTCTGTAttatattaaataaaaataaaaaaaaactaaaactacGTCCGCGCAgccctactcgtcgtcgtcggggccggtgaggtcgaccagcGTTGACGCAGGGCCGGCCCAGGTGAACGCCGAGTTCCAGAGCGCAGCTGCCTGTGCCTCCGTCGTCTGCCTCGCCGGCGCGGATCATGCTGGTGacggtggcggtggcagcgcagcagcacgtcgctcctcctcctccagctccatgagccgcaggccttcggcgcgctccgCCTGCAGGTGCTCCGATCTCCGGTGCTGGAGGTAGGCTTGCTCCTGCTGCGCTGTCGCGCCCAGACAGATGGGCAGCACACTGACGAACTCATGAACGACGTCGGTCCACTGGTAGACCTTCCGCGACAGCGTCGGCTCAGGCTCCGGCAGAGGTGGCACGACGAAGTCGCCGGCGGCCGACAGTGCGATGGCCTCCGCGAGCTGCTGCTGGTACGCCGCCTCCTCTTCGGCCATGCGCCATGCTTCTTCCTCGCTGTCACAGAGAACACCAGCGAGCGTTGCGTGGTAGGCGGCCTCAGCCTCCTGGTCCTCGCCGATGAGGACaggcgggggcggcggagggcctccTGGTTGCACTTCGCGCACGCCATGACGGCGCTGCTCCTCATGCTCCATCGCGAACCACACCTCCGAGTTAGGGGAGTCGGCAGCGTACGTGGGGTATCACTGCTGCTCTGCCGTCAGCAGACGCCGTCGCTTGGTCACCTCCTTCGCATGCACCCGCGCCGTCCGCGACACGCCCGGCACCGGAATCCTCTCCAGATCCAGATGTCCGCCGTTCGGTAGCGTGACATCGGGGTAAGGGAGTGGCACGCGGTTTTCCCAGTGCCACCACGCTTGGTGCACTGGGATGCTCACGCGCTGACGAGGCCGGTGGGAAGACGACGACGGGGAGATGGCGCAGGGGAAGAGCGGGGCCTTACCCTTGTTTGGGAAGCCGCCGGCCATGGTGTGCTAGGGTTTCGGTCGCTTGGTCGCCGAggaggtggcgagatggggacgagggagggTTCTGGAAGCGGATGGTGGAACCCCaccgcacgctcggattaaaaaaggctGGCCGCGGTCGCCGACGCGTGGGCCCGAGGATGGCGCCGTCATAAATTATGTTGACTGCGGTGGTTGGAGGCGGACAGCCAGGGGGCGTGTGCGTCCGCTTCACGTCCGCACCGACACATTTCAGTCCCAAATTCGGGCCGGAAATGGGTCGGCGTGGACGCGAAGCGGATGCGTTTTGACAATGATCGGTGCGTTGGGCCATCATTTttgtccgcgccgacccaaacggacggcggcggacgaaatgGATCGTTCCATTAAAGTTGCTCTAAAAACCGTGACATTTATCAAATATCCAGCAGCGGTGACTATGTCCGAGCGCCTCATACTCCTTCATGGCGAGCACAACCACCACCATTTGCTGCCGATGTCTCTCCAGCAGCGACTCTATGTTCGAGTCGTCGGACAAGGACGAATCCTCGAGGAAAAACTCCTCGCAAAGACTAAAATCCTTCTATAAAAATGGTGCATCCGAACTCGAATTAAAAGGATTTTCTTCGCCAGATCCATCACTAATTATAACTAGCCAAGGGCACGAAAGGACTCATCGATGGCGGGCCGGGGGCAACCGCAAACTTGTGAATTCGAGGCGAGGGCGGCCCGGAGCCAACGGCGACTAGGTGGGGATCGATCCGGTCCGACAAACACCCCGAGGCGGCGCGGCTCGGTGGATCGgtggggtggcgaggtggagcgGGGTCGGGAGCGCTCCGGTGGCGTGTATCCAGCGACGGGTATGATAGAATCATTGGCAACGGGCGGGCGGCGACGCTGCGGGATGGGGAAAGAAGCATCACGGGATGAAATGTCACTCCCACCAACCCCTTTCGCGTGATACTGGGCACCGACGGGACGGGGGCAAAAACTGGCTATGCGCCAACCGGAGAGGCACCTTTACCACGTCCCTTAAAAAAATTAAGGGTCCGTCGCGTTTGCGGGGTTTGTTAGGGACATTTTTTCGATGTAAAACTGTAAAATCATAGTTATTTTGCGGGTTCACGAGTTATAGTGTCTGCTAAAGTTGCTCTAAGTGCCAACAAAAGGGTGGGTGCACGCCGCCCAAAAAAATTTAGGCGTTCAAACAACGTTGTAGAGCGCGCATGGTAGCTTTAGCAAAACCTTAAATTTTAGCGGGTCGCAGGTAGCGATCTAGCTGTAATGGTAAATATACAGCGCGAGCGCCTAACACAAACACATTTCACACTCAAAAATAGAATCAAGGAGATCAAACATACataaataaatcaacaataaacaGTTCAATTATTATTTCAATTCAGATAAATAGGTTATGAGTAATACAACAAATATTTCATGAATAATACAACAAATAGGTTTtttcagtacaacaaataattCATATACCAACTCTTATGTTCCTCGTTCCATGACCATCATTCCTCGACTAGATCATTTTGAAGCTCATTATTCGTTTCGACACGTCGAATAGCATGATAGAAGGCAACAAAGCGGGCTACCCTCGAAGCGCTCCTTTCGGTCAACTCATAGTGAAAATACGCTAAATCTTGTCCATGCTCATTCTTGATGATCATATTACGCGTGATTTGATTCTAAAATCTAGTCGGTCCTCTCACAATAGTAAACTGGGCTTACAAAATCCCAAAAACTCTCTTCACATCTTTTCTAGCCGCCGCTTGAGTATTGTGAAAATCAAGATTTTTTTTACCTTGT
This genomic stretch from Hordeum vulgare subsp. vulgare chromosome 6H, MorexV3_pseudomolecules_assembly, whole genome shotgun sequence harbors:
- the LOC123401931 gene encoding uncharacterized protein LOC123401931, whose product is MASSSNPVGMDMDPPVLSIAVEHSPPESRLVQLGVRSWPKWGCPTGKFPLKFDARQTCYLVKGKVKAHIKGSSECVEFGAGDLVVFPKGLSCTWDVVAAVDKYYKFDSS